Proteins co-encoded in one Ruegeria pomeroyi DSS-3 genomic window:
- a CDS encoding TIGR02300 family protein produces MPKEEWGVKRLCPTTGKRFYDLNKNPIVSPYTGEIVELDLGKGRMIAADAEDAATRKARQTVDDDEIVLDDSDDDSVDMDIDDDILEDDDDEDSVSLDDIKDMSSDDE; encoded by the coding sequence ATGCCCAAGGAAGAATGGGGTGTAAAGCGCCTTTGCCCGACCACCGGCAAGCGGTTTTATGACCTGAACAAGAATCCGATCGTCAGCCCCTATACGGGCGAGATCGTCGAACTCGACCTCGGCAAGGGCCGGATGATTGCCGCCGATGCCGAGGATGCGGCAACCCGCAAGGCCCGTCAGACCGTGGATGACGACGAAATCGTGCTGGATGACAGCGATGACGATTCGGTCGACATGGATATCGATGATGACATCCTCGAAGACGATGATGACGAGGACAGCGTTTCGCTGGACGACATCAAGGATATGTCCTCGGACGACGAATGA
- a CDS encoding cold-shock protein translates to MANGTVKWFNSQKGFGFIAPEQGSKDVFVHISALERSGIQKLDDGQAVTFDIESGRDGRESAINLALA, encoded by the coding sequence ATGGCCAATGGCACCGTGAAATGGTTCAATTCCCAAAAAGGCTTCGGCTTCATCGCACCTGAGCAGGGTTCGAAGGACGTTTTCGTTCATATTTCCGCTCTGGAACGCTCGGGCATCCAAAAGCTGGATGACGGCCAAGCCGTGACTTTCGACATCGAAAGTGGCCGGGACGGTCGCGAATCCGCGATCAATCTCGCACTGGCATAA